The sequence below is a genomic window from Candidatus Ancaeobacter aquaticus.
TGTATATATAATGAAGATTATTGATTGGTTAAAACTTCCGGAAGTAAATAAGATTGATTGCTTGGATGAGAGAGAAACAACTTTGTTGTATGCGCAGGTTATAAAGAAGAAACATTTTTTGAATCTTTTGTATAGAGATTTTTATCGTAACTTAGTCGAAACAGTAAAAGATAGTAGTGGAAAATCTGTAATTGAACTTGGTAGTGGGGGTGGTTTTGTTAAAGAGGTATTTCCTCAGATAATAACATCAGACATTATTCATGTGCCAGGTTTAGATCTTCAATTTTCTGTTGAAAGAATTCCTTTTAAGAAGGATTCGGTTGATGTTTATATTATGATTGACGTGCTACATCATATAGACAACGTTGAAATGTGCTTAGATGAGTTGTGTCGATCTCTCAAGATAGGAGGAAAGATAGTAATGATAGAGCCCGCCAATACTATCTGGAGTCGATTTATTTATAGTAAATTCCATCAGGAGAACTTCGATATTAAAGCAAATTGGCATTCTGCATCAAGTAATCCTTTGTTTTCAGCAAATGGGGCACTTCCATGGATAATTTTTGTTAGGGATAGAAAGATATATGAAGAAAAATATTCCGCATTACGTATCCAGAAAATAAAAACTCATACACCTATTAGGTATTTGATAAGCGGCGGTGTTACAATGCGACAGTTATTGCCTTCTTGTACATATAATTGCATAAGATATTTTGAAAAGCTTATGGCTCCTTTGAATAAATACATTGGTATGTTTTTAACGATAGAGATTCGAAAGATTAAATAGCGTCTTACATATGAATAATAATGCAATTCTCAAAACAAAAATAAGAGTGATAAACCTTGCAAAATATTTGATGTGCGTTTTTCAAGAGGAATCAATCAATTCTGTTGTGTCATTATCTGTTGATGGCCCATACAGGAAGTTTGTAAAAAGAGAAGTATTTCTTGTCTTGCTTTTTCTTGTCCTTTCTTTTATATATGTATCACCAAATTTTGAGAATATAAATAATTATTCATGTGGCGATGGAGAATCTTATCAAACGATAAATGCAGTTATAAACAAGACTATTCTTGAGCATAAGCAGATCCCTTTATGGAACCCATATTCCGGCGGGGGGAATGTAATGCTGGCACATCCTGAATCTCCATTTTTATCTCCTCTTTATCTGCCGGTTTTGATATTTGGAACCGTGATAGGTATAAAAATACAGATAGTGTTATATTATTTTATTGGTCTTTGTGGAATGTATGCGCTCTGCCGGTATCTGAATTTTAAGGTTTTACCGGCTTTTTTATCGGCAATTATATTTGCATTTAATAGTTATCTGTCAAATCATTTAAATCTGGGTTATTTTCCATGGATGACAATTGTATGGCTCCCGTGGGCTTTTTTGTTTTATTTGAAAAGCTTTGTAAACAGAAAAAACATTGTCTGGTGTGCGATTGTTTTATCACTGCTATTGTTTGAAGGCGGTGTGCATAATCTAACTATGATATGTAGTTTCTTGATTGCTTATTCGGTATTTGAATCAATCAGAAGTAAAACTTTCAAACCAATAATTATTTTGGTGTTTATTGCGGGTGTTTCAGTTTTAATCAGCGGGATCAAATTAGTTCCTATGCTGCAGTTTATGGATGATTATCCTCGAAGGGCAAGTCATATGGTTCTTCCTTATGTGCCGTATTGGACGCTGTTGATATCTTTACTAGATAGAGGTTTTTACGGTAAATGGTACCATTTACCGTCACCAAATTTTGTCGGACAGGAGTTTTTAGCGTATATCGGGATAATTCCATTGTTAATATTAATTATTGGCGCGGTCAAGAGTTACAAAAAATACTGGCCCTTGATTTTGACTCTCATAGTGTTTGTTTTTATCTCATTTGGTAGGGGGGCATGGTTTGATCTTTGGGATTTAATAAAACACCTTCCTGTATATAATAATCAGTTTATAACCGTTAGAAATGTGATTATTATTGTTTTTATTGGGGCATTGATAATAGGATATTATTTGTCAAAGTTTGAGTATTCCAGGTTAAAAAATGTACTTCTTGGATTAGTGGTTTTATTTGTTTTGGCAGATCTTACCAGTCATGGTTGGTACTATATAAGATGTTTTCCGAATAAACTCAAGGAGGTGGCGGCTGAAGGAAATTTTGTTCAGGAGAAAACAGAAAAGTTGTTGCCTACCTTTTTAAAAGGTCATGGTAACCTGTTGTTTTGGCGTCCGGCAAGGATAGATCTTGCAGCAAAGAGCATAGTTGATGAGGGATATAAGGGGGAGGTATATTTTTCCGGGCAAATTGGAAAGGCATCTATAGAAAAATTTACACCAAATAAAATATGTATTAATTACGATATTGCCATTGGAGATATTCTGATACTTAATCAAAACTATTATAAGGGATGGCATGCCTACGGAGATAGTCCTTTGAAGGTATTTTCATATAATGGGCTTATAGGTATTACTGTACCTAAAGGGATTGGAAGCATAACTCTTACATATTTTCCGTATAGTTTTATTTTAGGAATTATTGTTTCATTGATCGGAATAGGCATATCAATAATCATTCTACATAAAAAGAGAATATGAATAATCAATCAAACCTAAAATTAGACAGCACGTCACAATCACATGACAAAAAAGGTCTGTGGTCTGTAGTCTGTGAT
It includes:
- a CDS encoding methyltransferase domain-containing protein, which encodes MKIIDWLKLPEVNKIDCLDERETTLLYAQVIKKKHFLNLLYRDFYRNLVETVKDSSGKSVIELGSGGGFVKEVFPQIITSDIIHVPGLDLQFSVERIPFKKDSVDVYIMIDVLHHIDNVEMCLDELCRSLKIGGKIVMIEPANTIWSRFIYSKFHQENFDIKANWHSASSNPLFSANGALPWIIFVRDRKIYEEKYSALRIQKIKTHTPIRYLISGGVTMRQLLPSCTYNCIRYFEKLMAPLNKYIGMFLTIEIRKIK